The following are encoded together in the Candidatus Fusobacterium pullicola genome:
- the trmFO gene encoding methylenetetrahydrofolate--tRNA-(uracil(54)-C(5))-methyltransferase (FADH(2)-oxidizing) TrmFO, with the protein MIYNKDVIVVGAGLAGSEAAYQLAKRGIKVKLYEMKKVKKTEAHKSENFAELVCSNSLGADNLANASGLMKEELRRMDSLVIKSADNNRVPAGQALAVDRDGFSQEITDKLRNMENIEIIEEELTEIPEDKIVLIASGPLTSDALSKKIGEITHSDYLYFYDAAAPIVTLESINMDIAYRQSRYGKGDGEYINCPMDKEQYYNFYNALITAERAPLKAFEEEKIFDACMPVERIAMTGERTLVFGPLKPKGLINPKTDKMDYAVVQLRQDDKEGKLYNLVGFQTNLKWGEQKRVFSMIPGLENAEFIRYGVMHRNTFINSTQLLDESLKLKTKDNVYFAGQITGSEGYVSSIATGMMAAINIAHRLEGKTPFILDDRSAIGAMVKYITEDKKNFQPMGPNFGIIRSLDERIRDKKEKYSKISAIALEYLETKLDEIK; encoded by the coding sequence ATGATATATAATAAGGATGTAATAGTAGTAGGGGCAGGACTTGCAGGGAGTGAAGCGGCTTATCAATTAGCTAAAAGAGGAATAAAAGTAAAGCTTTACGAGATGAAAAAAGTAAAGAAAACCGAGGCTCATAAAAGTGAAAATTTTGCTGAATTAGTATGTAGTAACTCTTTAGGAGCAGATAACTTAGCAAATGCTTCTGGTCTTATGAAGGAAGAACTTAGAAGAATGGATTCTCTAGTTATAAAAAGTGCAGATAATAATAGAGTACCTGCTGGACAAGCATTAGCTGTTGATAGAGATGGTTTTTCTCAAGAGATTACAGATAAATTAAGAAATATGGAAAATATAGAGATAATAGAGGAAGAGTTAACTGAGATACCAGAGGATAAAATTGTTTTGATTGCTTCTGGTCCACTTACTTCAGATGCACTATCTAAGAAGATAGGAGAGATAACACATAGTGACTATCTATATTTCTACGATGCAGCAGCACCTATAGTAACATTGGAGTCTATAAATATGGATATAGCTTATCGTCAATCTCGTTATGGTAAAGGAGATGGAGAATATATTAACTGTCCAATGGATAAGGAGCAATATTACAATTTTTACAATGCTCTTATAACTGCTGAAAGAGCACCACTAAAAGCTTTTGAAGAGGAAAAAATATTTGATGCCTGTATGCCAGTGGAGAGAATTGCAATGACTGGAGAGAGAACATTAGTATTTGGACCTCTAAAACCAAAGGGACTTATAAATCCTAAAACTGATAAGATGGATTATGCTGTTGTTCAGTTAAGACAGGATGATAAAGAGGGGAAATTATATAATCTAGTAGGCTTCCAAACAAACTTAAAATGGGGAGAGCAAAAAAGAGTATTTTCTATGATACCAGGGCTTGAAAATGCAGAATTTATAAGATATGGAGTTATGCATAGAAATACATTTATCAATTCAACTCAATTGTTAGATGAAAGTCTAAAACTAAAGACAAAAGATAATGTTTATTTTGCTGGACAAATTACAGGGAGTGAAGGGTATGTATCTTCTATAGCTACAGGAATGATGGCTGCTATTAATATAGCTCATAGATTGGAAGGAAAAACACCGTTTATTCTAGATGATAGAAGTGCTATAGGAGCAATGGTAAAATATATAACAGAAGATAAAAAGAATTTTCAACCAATGGGACCTAACTTTGGAATAATAAGAAGTTTAGATGAAAGAATAAGAGATAAAAAAGAGAAATATAGTAAAATATCAGCAATAGCATTAGAATATTTAGAAACAAAACTAGATGAGATAAAATAA
- a CDS encoding tyrosine-type recombinase/integrase, with translation MEKKNIEREIKDFLYLAEFGENKSLNTVRSMKKDLYQMAQYLYDTEKIENSMEIDSVMLRSFLAKLQEDGITKRTINRKLSSMRSFFKYLVKNKLINQSPIEVIASPSFYVEKPDILSIEEINRLREAISLKNTNGLRDRLILELLYSSGITSNEMLGVGESVFDLDRRELYVANGKNRRVVFFSERTREFFKKYVESKKEKYKDRYNPDILFVNGSATRLSDRSLRRIIDRYALKAGIEREISPYSFRHTFAVHMLSNGMDILYLKELMGHVTLESTKIYQELVKIKV, from the coding sequence ATGGAGAAGAAAAATATAGAAAGAGAGATTAAAGATTTTCTATATTTAGCTGAATTTGGAGAGAATAAAAGTTTAAATACAGTTAGATCGATGAAAAAAGATCTATATCAAATGGCCCAGTATCTCTATGACACCGAGAAGATAGAGAATAGTATGGAGATAGATTCAGTAATGTTAAGAAGTTTTCTTGCAAAGTTACAAGAAGATGGAATTACCAAACGAACGATAAACAGAAAACTATCTTCAATGCGTTCTTTCTTCAAATATCTTGTAAAGAATAAACTAATAAATCAAAGTCCAATAGAGGTAATAGCATCTCCAAGCTTTTATGTAGAAAAACCAGATATATTATCAATAGAAGAGATAAATAGATTAAGAGAAGCTATATCTTTAAAAAATACAAATGGATTAAGAGACAGATTGATATTAGAGCTACTTTATTCTAGCGGAATAACTTCAAATGAGATGTTAGGAGTTGGAGAAAGTGTATTTGATTTAGATAGAAGAGAACTCTATGTAGCTAATGGAAAAAATAGAAGAGTAGTATTTTTTAGTGAAAGAACAAGAGAGTTTTTTAAAAAATATGTAGAGTCTAAAAAAGAGAAATATAAAGATAGATATAATCCTGATATATTATTTGTAAATGGATCAGCAACGAGATTAAGTGATAGATCACTACGTAGAATAATTGATAGATATGCTTTAAAAGCTGGAATAGAGAGAGAGATCAGTCCATATAGCTTTAGACATACATTTGCTGTTCATATGCTATCTAATGGAATGGATATACTGTATCTAAAAGAGCTGATGGGACATGTAACATTAGAAAGTACAAAAATATATCAAGAATTAGTTAAGATAAAAGTTTAG
- the hslV gene encoding ATP-dependent protease subunit HslV — protein sequence MIKATTIVAVKKDGRVAMAGDGQVTFGEVVFKSNAKKIRKIEKYEIMAGFAGAAADAFALMDKFESKLDEFGGNLKKSAVELAKEWRNDKALRVLDAMLIVADKNTILVLSGNGDVIEPDGDVAAIGSGGSYAYAAARAMILYGKEMPVEEIAIGAMAIAGEMCIYTNSNITYDVI from the coding sequence ATGATAAAAGCTACTACTATAGTTGCTGTAAAGAAAGATGGAAGAGTTGCTATGGCTGGAGATGGTCAAGTGACTTTTGGAGAAGTAGTATTTAAAAGCAATGCTAAAAAGATAAGAAAAATAGAAAAGTATGAGATAATGGCTGGATTTGCAGGAGCAGCAGCTGATGCTTTTGCTCTTATGGATAAATTTGAAAGTAAATTAGATGAATTTGGTGGAAATCTGAAAAAGTCAGCAGTAGAACTAGCTAAAGAATGGAGAAATGATAAAGCATTAAGAGTTTTAGATGCTATGTTAATAGTAGCAGATAAAAATACAATTTTAGTTCTTTCAGGAAATGGAGATGTAATAGAACCGGATGGAGATGTTGCAGCTATAGGAAGTGGTGGAAGCTATGCCTATGCAGCTGCGAGGGCAATGATTTTATATGGAAAAGAGATGCCTGTTGAGGAGATAGCAATTGGTGCTATGGCTATTGCTGGAGAAATGTGTATTTACACAAATTCAAATATTACTTATGATGTAATTTAA
- the yqeH gene encoding ribosome biogenesis GTPase YqeH produces the protein MSKKICIGCGIELQSDYPEKNGYLPAAKLEEAGEHYCQRCFKIKNYGKYMPVRLTRDDYRRVVQEEMNNAQVAIAVFDIIDFEGSFDDEILDVLREMDSIVVINKLDLIPDEKHPSEVANWVKTRLAEEGIAPLDIAIVSSKNGYGINGIFKKIKHFYPEGVEALVLGVTNVGKSSIVNRLLGLKKVTVSKYPGTTLKSVRNQIPHTKITLIDTPGLIPEGRISDLVCENCNLKMIPANEISRKTFKMSKGRALIIGELLWFKVLNNDETKPIFSLYAAKDVTFHETNEEKLKELLKADRGDLLTPPCEECRDRYRSLEKVKHKITVKTGEELVFKGLGWISVKRGPLDIEITAPKEAGIVIRDAFIKPRR, from the coding sequence ATGAGTAAGAAAATTTGTATAGGGTGTGGAATAGAATTACAAAGTGATTACCCAGAGAAAAATGGATATCTTCCAGCAGCAAAGTTAGAGGAAGCTGGAGAGCATTATTGTCAAAGATGTTTTAAAATAAAAAATTATGGGAAGTATATGCCTGTAAGACTTACTAGAGATGACTATAGAAGAGTAGTACAAGAGGAAATGAATAATGCACAAGTTGCAATAGCTGTATTTGATATTATTGATTTTGAAGGATCATTTGACGATGAGATATTAGATGTTTTAAGAGAAATGGATTCAATAGTTGTAATTAATAAGTTAGATCTTATTCCAGATGAGAAACATCCTTCAGAGGTTGCAAATTGGGTAAAAACAAGATTAGCAGAAGAAGGAATAGCTCCATTAGATATAGCTATAGTAAGTAGTAAAAATGGATATGGAATAAATGGAATATTTAAGAAAATAAAGCATTTTTATCCAGAAGGGGTAGAAGCCTTAGTTTTGGGAGTAACAAATGTTGGAAAATCAAGTATTGTAAATAGATTACTTGGATTAAAAAAAGTAACAGTTTCTAAATACCCTGGAACAACATTAAAAAGTGTAAGAAATCAAATTCCTCATACTAAGATAACATTGATTGATACTCCTGGATTAATTCCAGAAGGAAGAATATCAGATTTAGTCTGTGAAAATTGTAACTTAAAGATGATACCTGCAAATGAGATATCTAGAAAAACTTTCAAAATGTCAAAGGGAAGAGCTTTAATTATTGGTGAATTATTATGGTTTAAGGTTTTAAATAATGATGAGACAAAACCAATTTTCTCATTATATGCAGCTAAAGATGTAACTTTCCATGAAACAAATGAAGAGAAGTTAAAAGAGCTTTTAAAGGCAGATAGAGGAGATTTATTGACACCACCTTGTGAAGAGTGTAGAGATAGATACAGAAGTTTAGAAAAAGTAAAACATAAAATTACAGTAAAAACAGGAGAAGAGCTTGTATTTAAAGGACTTGGATGGATATCTGTAAAAAGAGGACCTTTAGATATAGAGATAACAGCACCAAAAGAAGCTGGTATAGTTATAAGAGATGCTTTTATCAAGCCAAGAAGATAG
- a CDS encoding FAD-binding protein, with the protein MKYDIIFLGGGQAGIFGAYEAIEKKEDLKILIIDKGRMLKQRVCPKEKLGKCVNCPICSIIYGVSGAGAFSDSKFNMDYRVGGDVHTVAGKKLVNDTIKDIVEVYRKFGFNEEPTGLKYNPTMERIKKSCIENGVQLVDTPTMHLGTDGSRKLYSQLIDYLLEKGVEFKTEREIESLIVEDNQVKGVIVTHKGETEEYYSDNIVAGMGRSGAKKMMELCQKHNIKYENGAIDIGVRAEIPDIIMKEINENFYEAKMIYYSRNYRDKMRTFCSNPSGFIAAEKYDDFILANGHAYKDRKSTNTNLALLCTKKFTEPFNQPFEYATAIAKISSMLTGGKLLVQSYADLKEGRRSTEERLERLNIVPTTEDYVAGDIALACPQRLLDNIMEFIEVLDKITPGFASRDLLLYFPEIKFRSTRLEINEHMETSMKGLYAVGDSSGYGSGLNIAAVMGMLAVRDILNK; encoded by the coding sequence ATGAAGTACGATATTATTTTTTTAGGTGGCGGACAAGCTGGTATTTTTGGAGCTTATGAAGCAATAGAAAAGAAAGAGGATCTAAAAATACTAATAATAGATAAGGGAAGGATGTTAAAGCAAAGAGTTTGCCCTAAAGAAAAATTAGGAAAATGTGTAAACTGTCCAATTTGTTCTATAATATATGGAGTTAGTGGAGCTGGAGCTTTTTCAGATTCTAAATTTAACATGGATTATAGAGTTGGAGGAGACGTTCATACAGTAGCTGGAAAAAAATTAGTAAACGACACTATAAAGGATATAGTTGAAGTTTATAGAAAATTCGGTTTTAATGAAGAGCCTACAGGGTTAAAATATAATCCAACAATGGAAAGAATTAAGAAAAGCTGTATTGAAAATGGAGTTCAACTAGTTGATACTCCAACGATGCATTTAGGAACTGATGGTTCAAGAAAATTATATAGTCAACTAATAGATTATCTTTTAGAAAAAGGTGTTGAATTTAAAACAGAAAGAGAGATTGAAAGTTTAATTGTAGAGGATAATCAGGTAAAAGGAGTAATAGTTACACACAAAGGTGAAACTGAAGAGTATTATTCTGATAATATAGTAGCTGGAATGGGTAGAAGTGGTGCAAAAAAAATGATGGAGCTTTGCCAAAAACATAATATAAAATATGAAAATGGAGCTATAGATATAGGAGTTAGAGCAGAGATACCAGATATTATTATGAAAGAGATAAACGAAAACTTCTATGAAGCTAAGATGATATACTATTCAAGAAACTATAGAGATAAGATGAGAACTTTCTGTAGTAATCCAAGTGGATTTATTGCTGCTGAAAAATATGATGATTTCATATTAGCAAATGGACATGCATATAAGGATAGAAAATCAACAAATACTAACTTAGCTTTACTATGTACTAAAAAATTTACAGAGCCATTTAATCAACCTTTTGAATATGCTACAGCAATAGCTAAGATATCATCAATGCTTACAGGTGGAAAACTTTTAGTTCAATCATATGCTGATCTGAAAGAGGGAAGAAGATCTACAGAAGAGAGATTAGAGAGATTAAATATTGTTCCAACAACTGAAGATTATGTAGCTGGAGATATAGCTCTTGCTTGTCCTCAAAGATTATTGGATAACATAATGGAATTTATAGAAGTATTGGATAAAATAACACCAGGATTTGCTTCTAGAGATTTACTTCTTTATTTCCCAGAAATTAAATTTAGAAGTACTAGATTAGAGATAAATGAGCATATGGAAACTTCTATGAAGGGGTTATATGCAGTAGGAGATAGTTCAGGTTATGGTAGTGGATTAAATATAGCAGCGGTAATGGGAATGTTGGCAGTTAGAGATATTTTAAATAAATAA
- the ftsY gene encoding signal recognition particle-docking protein FtsY, which translates to MGFFSKLFGKKKEEEKESFKVAEVEIDEILNKKNEKESINEKKDIELEEKIEIKDVESEKIDTLETKIIEKQKEEAEEYKEVKKEKKGFFTSLKEKLFKSREGLFGTLKSFILGRNVIDAEMYEELEDILVQSDIGMDMTIKIVAALEKEVKKRGIKDPKEVYPVLKEVMEGFLIKENNEIYIEDGKLNVILVVGVNGVGKTTTIGKLASKYVKEGKKVILGAGDTFRAAAIEQLEEWANRSGAEIVKSTQGSDPGAVVFDTLEAAQARKADIAIIDTAGRLHNKNNLMKELEKIHNIIKKKLGDQKYESILVIDGTTGQNALSQAKVFNEVTDLTGFIITKLDGTAKGGIVFSISEELKKPIKFIGVGEKIEDLRKFDAKEYIQAIFD; encoded by the coding sequence ATGGGTTTTTTTAGCAAACTGTTTGGGAAAAAGAAAGAGGAAGAAAAGGAAAGTTTTAAAGTTGCTGAAGTAGAAATTGATGAAATTTTAAATAAAAAAAATGAAAAAGAAAGCATTAATGAAAAAAAAGATATAGAATTAGAAGAAAAAATTGAAATAAAGGATGTTGAAAGTGAAAAAATAGATACACTAGAGACAAAGATAATTGAAAAGCAAAAAGAGGAAGCTGAAGAATATAAAGAAGTAAAAAAAGAAAAAAAAGGTTTTTTTACCTCTTTAAAAGAAAAACTTTTTAAATCAAGGGAAGGGTTATTTGGAACATTAAAGTCATTTATCTTAGGAAGAAATGTAATAGATGCTGAGATGTATGAGGAGTTAGAGGATATCTTAGTTCAATCTGATATAGGAATGGATATGACAATAAAAATAGTTGCTGCCCTTGAAAAAGAGGTTAAAAAGAGGGGAATTAAAGATCCTAAAGAGGTTTATCCAGTATTAAAAGAGGTAATGGAAGGATTTCTGATTAAAGAAAATAATGAAATTTATATAGAAGATGGAAAATTAAATGTTATTTTAGTTGTAGGTGTAAATGGTGTTGGAAAGACTACTACTATAGGAAAATTAGCTTCTAAGTATGTAAAAGAGGGTAAAAAAGTTATCTTAGGAGCAGGGGATACTTTTAGAGCAGCGGCTATAGAACAGTTAGAGGAATGGGCTAATAGATCGGGAGCCGAAATAGTGAAAAGTACTCAAGGTTCAGATCCAGGAGCAGTTGTTTTTGATACATTGGAAGCAGCTCAAGCTCGTAAAGCTGATATTGCTATTATTGATACTGCTGGAAGATTACACAATAAAAATAATTTAATGAAAGAGTTAGAAAAGATACATAATATTATTAAGAAAAAATTAGGAGATCAGAAGTATGAATCAATTTTAGTTATAGATGGAACTACTGGTCAAAACGCTTTGTCACAAGCAAAGGTATTTAATGAAGTTACTGATTTAACGGGATTTATTATTACTAAACTTGATGGAACTGCTAAAGGTGGTATAGTATTTAGTATATCTGAAGAGTTGAAAAAACCTATAAAATTTATTGGAGTCGGTGAAAAGATAGAAGATTTAAGAAAATTTGATGCAAAAGAATATATACAAGCTATATTTGATTAG
- the pta gene encoding phosphate acetyltransferase has translation MSFLVKIREKAREVNRSVVLPEGTDERVVTAAAKVVELGIARPIVIGNKEEMERVANDLGLSLKGVEIVEVKNSSKLEAYAEKLAELRAKKGMTVEKAREILLNDPNFFGAMMVKMGDADAMVSGSDSPTADVLRAGLQVIGTRPGIKTVSSVFVMELTERQETYGDVLLFGDCSVIPVPTAEQLADIAEASVITAQNVVGMQGKVALMTFSTKGSASHPDIDVVIEAGKILDERKVNFQYEAEVQADAAIVKSVAMKKCPNSQVAGSANILIFPNLAAGNIGYKLVQRLAGANAYGPIIQGLAAPINDLSRGCSVDDIVNLVAITAVQAAE, from the coding sequence TTGAGTTTTTTAGTTAAAATTAGAGAAAAAGCAAGAGAAGTTAACAGATCAGTTGTTTTACCAGAAGGAACTGATGAAAGAGTAGTAACAGCTGCAGCTAAAGTAGTTGAATTAGGTATAGCTAGACCAATAGTTATAGGAAACAAAGAAGAAATGGAAAGAGTAGCAAATGACTTAGGTCTTAGTTTAAAAGGAGTAGAAATAGTAGAAGTAAAAAATTCTTCTAAATTAGAGGCTTATGCTGAAAAATTAGCTGAATTAAGAGCTAAAAAAGGTATGACAGTAGAAAAAGCAAGAGAGATCTTATTAAATGATCCAAACTTCTTTGGTGCTATGATGGTAAAGATGGGAGATGCTGATGCAATGGTATCTGGATCTGACTCACCTACAGCAGATGTTTTAAGAGCAGGACTACAAGTAATAGGAACTAGACCTGGAATAAAAACTGTATCTTCTGTATTTGTTATGGAATTAACAGAAAGACAAGAAACTTATGGAGACGTATTATTATTTGGAGATTGTTCAGTAATACCAGTTCCTACTGCAGAACAACTAGCAGATATAGCTGAAGCATCAGTTATTACTGCACAAAACGTAGTTGGAATGCAAGGAAAAGTAGCATTAATGACTTTCTCAACAAAAGGATCAGCTAGTCATCCAGATATAGATGTTGTAATAGAAGCTGGAAAAATCTTAGATGAAAGAAAAGTAAATTTCCAATATGAAGCTGAAGTTCAAGCAGACGCAGCTATAGTGAAATCTGTAGCAATGAAAAAATGCCCTAACTCTCAAGTTGCAGGAAGTGCAAATATTTTAATATTCCCTAACTTAGCAGCAGGAAATATAGGATATAAATTAGTACAAAGATTAGCTGGTGCAAATGCATACGGACCAATAATCCAAGGACTTGCAGCACCAATAAATGACCTATCAAGAGGATGTTCAGTAGACGATATAGTTAACTTAGTAGCAATTACTGCAGTACAAGCAGCAGAGTAA
- a CDS encoding acetate kinase — translation MKVLVINCGSSSLKYQLMNPETREVYAKGLCERIGIEGSKMEYEVPARDYEIKVEKPMPTHKEALELVINAITDKENGVIASVEEVEAIGHRVVHGGETFAKSVLITDEVMKAIEANNELAPLHNPANLMGVRTCMSLMPGKPNVAVFDTAFHQTMPAEAFMYALPYEDYTELKVRKYGFHGTSHLYVSETMREIMGNPEHSKIIVCHLGNGASVSAVMDGKSVDTSMGLTPLQGLMMGTRCGDIDPAAVLFIKNKRGLTDREMDNRLNKESGILGVFGKSSDCRDMENAVAEGDARAKLAEDMFIYRIKSYVGAYAAVMGGVDAICFAGGIGENASGIRERVIESLGFIGAKIDKEVNSVRKKGNVKLSTDDSRVLVYKIPTNEELVIARDTYRIVTGK, via the coding sequence ATGAAAGTTTTAGTAATTAACTGTGGAAGCTCATCATTAAAATATCAATTAATGAATCCAGAAACAAGAGAAGTTTATGCAAAAGGATTATGTGAAAGAATAGGAATTGAAGGTTCTAAAATGGAATATGAGGTTCCAGCTAGAGATTATGAAATAAAAGTTGAGAAACCAATGCCAACTCATAAAGAAGCTTTAGAATTAGTTATCAATGCAATAACTGATAAAGAAAATGGAGTAATAGCTTCAGTAGAAGAAGTAGAAGCAATAGGACATAGAGTAGTACATGGAGGAGAAACATTTGCTAAATCTGTATTAATAACAGATGAAGTTATGAAAGCTATAGAAGCTAACAATGAATTAGCTCCTTTACATAATCCAGCTAACTTAATGGGAGTTAGAACTTGTATGTCATTAATGCCTGGGAAACCAAATGTAGCTGTATTTGATACTGCTTTCCACCAAACAATGCCAGCTGAAGCATTCATGTATGCATTACCATATGAAGATTATACAGAATTAAAAGTAAGAAAATATGGATTCCACGGAACATCTCACTTATATGTTTCAGAAACAATGAGAGAGATTATGGGAAATCCAGAGCACTCAAAAATAATAGTTTGTCACTTAGGAAACGGAGCATCTGTATCTGCAGTAATGGATGGTAAATCAGTAGATACATCAATGGGATTAACTCCATTACAAGGATTAATGATGGGAACTAGATGTGGAGATATAGATCCAGCAGCTGTATTATTTATAAAAAATAAAAGAGGATTAACTGATAGAGAAATGGATAACAGATTAAATAAAGAATCTGGAATCCTAGGAGTATTTGGAAAATCATCTGACTGTAGAGATATGGAAAATGCAGTAGCTGAAGGAGATGCAAGAGCTAAATTAGCAGAGGATATGTTTATTTATAGAATCAAATCTTATGTAGGAGCTTATGCAGCAGTAATGGGTGGAGTAGACGCTATCTGTTTTGCAGGAGGAATTGGAGAAAATGCTTCTGGAATAAGAGAGAGAGTTATTGAAAGCTTAGGATTTATAGGAGCTAAAATAGATAAAGAAGTTAACTCAGTTAGAAAGAAAGGAAATGTAAAATTATCAACTGATGATTCTAGAGTATTAGTTTATAAAATACCTACAAACGAAGAGTTAGTAATTGCTAGAGATACATATAGAATTGTAACTGGAAAATAA